One window from the genome of candidate division WOR-3 bacterium encodes:
- a CDS encoding tetratricopeptide repeat protein — protein MSLAILLTIPFVLTSQETRRLTERYNQIQVLIADGEYERAIRQLQGLIREFGESEYGDELRYTLAECHFNQGNYQAALKIFQYLFERHRYSYIKPEAMYGAVLTYIMMGNFRQAQVICEKLLKEPGYENNPRANFALGILYYFQHSYEQARAKLEMADLPEAKLYLGKTYAKLGKPLLALLKFKEVSDSHPATPLAEIAHFEAGLALFLHRDYDGARAKFGFFLERFSHSPFADYAHYFLACALIAQKEYPSAIEHLLPLTRASNNFLAAHANYFIAYAEMALGRPEQAVERFQKVRSNYPRSKLSTYAHLQLAQAMLASADTAQAILTTSQLARMFTSGELSGVGFYFLGSLYYQTGNYDDAIKQFEKVLIDYGTTAFREPAAAMLLLTLNTTSQFEKAMALGTKHVIDYPDDTTCWRTRTLYFLAEAFYYAQKYREAEQYYQESFQRKNDATTFHYARLGRAYCLYHLNRLSEATDAFKILLTSQLNDTFFTISAYLGYGYSLFNKKEYLKALDVFEALTNTFPDIPSAAIPGYFYAGYCYYQLKYYGQAVDAWTALINKYPSGNLKAAEAAFRTGDTYFKALEYDKAIAAFQFVIERYPFSSFAPASQALIAQCYYNRRQFLDAIREYQKFLDIYPSDRQAPSVRKSLEMAYYLASQEDTTLRQEFLKRFPESELAAEGYFRRGKELFDAGRYDEAIIPLQQVVVNSPNSAVAGDAQLLTAEAYAQLKRWYESAQAYQKFLDYFPKHDLRSGAFFNQGVAYFNAGEYNKALSSFQMVVDSFPASEYVESARKNLELCRQRLGATGSQTPDSPDVPAEKIKETKAQGDK, from the coding sequence ATGAGTTTAGCAATACTTTTGACAATTCCTTTTGTCCTGACATCACAGGAGACCCGCAGGCTAACTGAAAGATACAACCAAATTCAAGTTTTGATCGCTGATGGTGAATATGAACGGGCGATTAGGCAGCTGCAGGGGCTTATTCGAGAGTTTGGTGAAAGTGAATATGGTGACGAATTACGCTATACCCTTGCTGAATGCCATTTTAACCAGGGTAATTATCAAGCGGCGTTAAAGATATTTCAGTATCTATTTGAGCGCCATCGTTATTCGTATATAAAACCAGAGGCGATGTATGGAGCGGTGCTGACATATATTATGATGGGCAACTTCCGCCAGGCGCAAGTTATCTGCGAGAAGCTGTTAAAGGAGCCGGGTTATGAGAACAACCCGCGTGCTAATTTCGCCCTGGGGATTTTATACTATTTCCAACATTCCTATGAACAGGCACGGGCGAAACTTGAGATGGCAGACCTCCCTGAGGCAAAACTTTATTTGGGCAAGACCTACGCGAAACTTGGCAAACCACTTTTAGCACTTTTGAAATTTAAAGAGGTTAGCGACAGCCATCCCGCTACACCATTAGCAGAGATTGCCCACTTTGAGGCCGGACTGGCACTTTTCTTACATCGGGATTACGATGGTGCTCGGGCAAAGTTTGGGTTCTTTCTTGAGCGGTTTTCCCATTCTCCGTTTGCCGATTACGCTCATTACTTCTTAGCCTGTGCATTAATAGCCCAGAAGGAATATCCGAGCGCAATTGAGCACCTTCTGCCACTTACTCGCGCCTCGAATAACTTCCTTGCAGCCCACGCCAACTACTTCATTGCCTATGCCGAAATGGCGCTGGGTAGACCAGAGCAGGCGGTAGAGCGTTTCCAAAAGGTTCGTTCAAACTACCCCCGCAGTAAGCTGTCAACCTATGCCCACCTCCAACTGGCGCAGGCGATGCTGGCAAGTGCTGATACCGCTCAGGCTATCCTCACCACCAGTCAGTTGGCGAGGATGTTTACCAGTGGCGAACTCTCTGGAGTTGGTTTTTACTTCCTCGGGAGTCTTTACTACCAGACGGGCAATTATGACGATGCTATCAAACAGTTTGAAAAGGTTCTTATCGATTATGGCACTACCGCGTTCCGCGAGCCGGCAGCAGCCATGCTTCTTTTGACCCTAAATACCACCAGTCAGTTTGAAAAGGCAATGGCATTGGGAACGAAACACGTCATTGACTATCCTGATGACACCACTTGCTGGCGGACCCGGACACTTTATTTTCTTGCGGAGGCGTTTTATTACGCTCAGAAGTATAGGGAGGCAGAACAGTATTATCAAGAGAGTTTCCAGCGGAAAAACGATGCTACTACTTTCCATTATGCCCGACTTGGGCGCGCCTATTGCCTCTATCACCTCAACCGCCTATCTGAGGCAACCGATGCCTTTAAAATCCTCCTTACCTCTCAACTTAACGACACATTTTTTACTATCTCTGCCTACCTTGGGTATGGCTATTCTCTTTTTAACAAAAAAGAGTATTTAAAGGCGTTGGATGTATTTGAGGCCTTGACCAATACCTTCCCTGACATTCCCTCTGCCGCAATTCCTGGCTACTTCTATGCTGGATACTGCTATTACCAGTTAAAATATTATGGCCAAGCGGTGGATGCCTGGACCGCATTGATTAATAAATATCCTTCCGGTAACCTCAAGGCAGCAGAAGCGGCTTTTCGCACCGGTGATACCTATTTCAAGGCATTGGAATATGATAAAGCCATTGCCGCCTTTCAATTTGTCATTGAGCGTTATCCTTTTTCTTCATTTGCACCGGCTTCGCAGGCACTCATCGCCCAGTGCTATTACAATCGGCGCCAATTCTTGGATGCCATTCGGGAGTATCAGAAGTTCCTCGACATTTATCCCTCAGACCGGCAGGCGCCAAGTGTGCGTAAGAGTCTGGAGATGGCTTATTATCTCGCCAGTCAGGAGGATACCACTTTGAGACAGGAATTTCTCAAGAGATTTCCCGAGTCGGAGCTGGCAGCAGAAGGGTATTTTAGAAGGGGGAAAGAACTGTTTGATGCGGGTAGATATGATGAGGCGATAATACCACTTCAGCAGGTAGTGGTTAACTCTCCTAATTCGGCGGTTGCTGGTGATGCGCAACTATTGACCGCTGAGGCCTATGCCCAGTTAAAAAGGTGGTATGAGTCAGCCCAGGCGTATCAAAAGTTCCTTGACTATTTCCCTAAACATGACTTAAGGAGTGGCGCCTTTTTCAACCAGGGGGTTGCTTATTTCAATGCCGGTGAATATAACAAGGCACTGTCGTCATTCCAGATGGTTGTTGATTCATTCCCTGCTTCTGAGTATGTTGAGAGTGCCCGAAAGAATTTAGAGCTTTGTCGGCAGCGGCTGGGCGCTACTGGAAGCCAGACGCCCGATTCCCCCGATGTGCCGGCAGAAAAAATCAAGGAGACAAAAGCACAAGGAGATAAATAA